One stretch of Mangifera indica cultivar Alphonso chromosome 9, CATAS_Mindica_2.1, whole genome shotgun sequence DNA includes these proteins:
- the LOC123225451 gene encoding cyclin-U4-1-like isoform X2, producing MAELQAYLEDRADFVMPKVISILSSLLQRVADSNDFSCRLQPHKMSVFRGLTRPTISIQSYLERIFNSFTVHRLLITSVLVSAKFMDDIYCNNAFYAKVGGISTAEMNLLEVDFLFGLGFHLNVTPTTFHTYCSILQKEMFLQSPLHLPEPPLNVDRPLNHQCCFTEDESAHHKQLAV from the exons ATGGCGGAGCTTCAAGCCTACCTTGAAGATCGAGCCGATTTTGTGATGCCCAAAGTCATTTctattctctcttctcttcttcaacGTGTCGCTGATTCTAATGATTTTAGCTGTCGTCTTCAACCTCACAAGATGTCTGTTTTTCGTGGCCTCACTCGCCCTACCATTTCCATTCAAAGCTATCTTGAGAGGATCTTTAA TTCTTTCACTGTGCATCGGTTGCTTATAACCAGCGTTTTGGTCTCCGCCAAGTTCATGGATGACAT CTATTGCAACAACGCGTTTTATGCCAAAGTTGGGGGGATAAGCACAGCAGAAATGAACTTGCTTGAGGTGGactttttgtttggtttaggGTTCCACTTAAACGTGACACCCACCACATTCCACACCTACTGTTCTATTCTTCAGAAGGAAATGTTTTTGCAATCTCCTCTGCATTTACCAGAACCTCCTCTAAACGTGGACAGACCACTAAACCACCAATGTTGTTTCACTGAAGATGAATCAGCCCATCACAAACAACTCGCTGTTTAG
- the LOC123225451 gene encoding cyclin-U4-1-like isoform X1 has protein sequence MAELQAYLEDRADFVMPKVISILSSLLQRVADSNDFSCRLQPHKMSVFRGLTRPTISIQSYLERIFKYANCSPSCFVIAYVYLDRFALNQLSLPISSFTVHRLLITSVLVSAKFMDDIYCNNAFYAKVGGISTAEMNLLEVDFLFGLGFHLNVTPTTFHTYCSILQKEMFLQSPLHLPEPPLNVDRPLNHQCCFTEDESAHHKQLAV, from the exons ATGGCGGAGCTTCAAGCCTACCTTGAAGATCGAGCCGATTTTGTGATGCCCAAAGTCATTTctattctctcttctcttcttcaacGTGTCGCTGATTCTAATGATTTTAGCTGTCGTCTTCAACCTCACAAGATGTCTGTTTTTCGTGGCCTCACTCGCCCTACCATTTCCATTCAAAGCTATCTTGAGAGGATCTTTAAGTACGCAAATTGTAGCCCTTCTTGCTTCGTTATTGCCTATGTTTATCTTGATCGTTTCGCGCTAAATCAACTCTCTTTGCCCATCAGTTCTTTCACTGTGCATCGGTTGCTTATAACCAGCGTTTTGGTCTCCGCCAAGTTCATGGATGACAT CTATTGCAACAACGCGTTTTATGCCAAAGTTGGGGGGATAAGCACAGCAGAAATGAACTTGCTTGAGGTGGactttttgtttggtttaggGTTCCACTTAAACGTGACACCCACCACATTCCACACCTACTGTTCTATTCTTCAGAAGGAAATGTTTTTGCAATCTCCTCTGCATTTACCAGAACCTCCTCTAAACGTGGACAGACCACTAAACCACCAATGTTGTTTCACTGAAGATGAATCAGCCCATCACAAACAACTCGCTGTTTAG
- the LOC123225325 gene encoding protein POLYCHOME-like — MPESRDRLVRPVDIATVFAQRRSGTLGIFRDEPEQSSNQLASPVTRVANATAVRRQSIGRGRGGGTPRSAFGRGRRNVYGSTWATRASTGRENTPTGSARRGSSVLPAWYPRTPLTDITAVVRAIERRRARLGEVEGPHMESPMSQDRRVVDSPEPLSGAQLEHNTSVLSPTPTFHEKHCPPSVGKVPKILLDITNQAGGELEPLTPQRKLLNSIDKVEKVVMEELNKLKRTPSARKAERDKRVRTLMSMR; from the exons ATGCCGGAGTCACGTGACAGACTTGTGAGGCCAGTTGATATTGCAACCGTCTTTGCTCAAAGAAGGTCCGGAACTCTCGGAATCTTCAGAGATGAACCAGAACAGAGTTCAAATCAATTGGCATCTCCAGTAACTCGAGTGGCTAATGCGACCGCGGTGCGTCGACAATCGATTGGTAGGGGAAGAGGTGGTGGGACCCCGAGAAGCGCGTTTGGCCGTGGAAGAAGAAATGTGTACGGATCTACATGGGCGACACGTGCATCAACGGGAAGAGAAAATACGCCTACAGGAAGTGCTCGGAGAGGATCTTCTGTGTTGCCTGCTTGGTACCCGAGGACGCCTCTAACGGATATTACTGCTGTTGTGAGg GCGATTGAAAGGAGAAGAGCTCGCTTGGGAGAAGTTGAAGGCCCACACATGGAGAGTCCAATGTCCCAGGATCGGAGAGTAGTTGACTCCCCAGAGCCACTGTCAGGTGCTCAGCTCGAGCACAATACTTCAGTGCTGTCCCCAACTCCAACTTTCCATGAGAAGCATTGTCCTCCCTCTGTCGGTAAAGTGCCTAAGATTTTGCTTGATATTACAAATCAGGCTGGTGGAGAGTTAGAGCCTCTCACACCTCAGAGGAAACTTTTGAACTCAATTGACAAAGTTGAGAAAGTTGTAATGGAGGAATTGAATAAACTGAAGAGGACCCCAAGTGCTAGGAAAGCTGAGAGGGACAAAAGAGTTCGCACATTAATGTCAATGCGGTGA